ATCAGGAGCTCTCGCACATCCTGGCGGAGAGCTAGGACGAGAGGTCCCACCAAGCCGCCCGGCGCCGTCGACTCGGGGTGACGGCTCGGGCCAAGACAACCGCATATGGGTACGCACACCGGCGCCGTCACCGCGGATTCTCGCGGGGCGGCGCCGGTGCGTGTGCGCTTTACCACCGGTTCGCGAGGTCCGGGGCCGGTACGGGCGCTCGTGGAGCCACTACCATCGGCCAGCATCGGCGGGCGCCCGCCCGACCCCCCAGGCCAGGGAGCGAAACGTGCTGATCACCCACGACACCCGGTGCGCCCTCGATGCCGTGGTGGATCTGGTGAACACCGCACCGGAGGACACCACGACCCCGGACGCGCTGCCGGACGTCGCGGCTCTCGAGGATTTCGTACAAAAGCACGAGATCAGCGATGTCGGGGTGCTCTCGGAGTTCGATCTCTCCGCGGTGCGCAAGATCCGCGGCCGGTTCGCCTCGATCTTCTCCGCCTCGGACCCCCGGGCCGCGGCGGGACTGATCAACGACCTGGTGGCCGCGGCGGGCACCACTCCCCGGCTCACCGACCACGACGGCTACGACTGGCATGTGCACTACTTCGCGCCCGGTGCGTCCATCGCCGACCACCTCGCGGCGGACTGCGGCATGGCACTGGCCTTCTTCGTGGTCGCCGGGGAGCAGGAGCGGCTGCGGCGCTGCGAGGCCCCCGACTGCCGGCACGCCTTCGTCGACCTCTCCCGCAACCGGTCCCGGCGCTACTGCGACAGCCGTACGTGCGGGAACCGGCTGCATGTCGCCGCGTACCGGGCGCGTCGCAAGGAGGCGGCGGGCTGAGCTCCGGCCCGGGAGTGTGGACGCGGTACCCGGCGGGTGACGCCGGGCACCGCGGGTACGGCTCAGAGCAGCAGCAGATCGTGCAGCGCAGCCATGAGCAGTAGACACCCGATCACCGCAAGAAAGATCATCAGCGGTGGCTGGGAAAGGGCGAAAAGGCACCCGCGCGGCTCGTCCTGCGGCGGCGCGGCGTCGCTCTGTGTCGTGTCCAGCATCTCGCGGGCGATGATGACGCAGTCCGCACCGGTCGGGTGACCAACACGCCAGGACGGAACGGCAGTTCGCCGGATCCCGTGACGAACGGTTCAAGGCGTGGACGGCTCCGGGACGGATACGGGCCGACTGTGTCGTTTCAGTCCGCCTGCACCTGTCATATGCCGTGCTTCTTCAGGATGGCCTCGATGTCGCTGAAGTCGTCCCCGGCACCGGCGCGGGGTGCGGCGGCGGGCCGGGGCGCCGGACGGGAGGCCTGGCCCAGCGAGGGTGCCGAGGCCGCCGGGGCGATCGCCTCGCTCTGCGCGGCCCGGGTCGCCCTGCGCTCCTTGCGGGTACCGCCGCGCCTGCGCTCCACCGCGCGCGTGCTCATGAAGAGCAGCCAGGAGACACCGAGCACACCGAAGCCGGCCCAGGCCGCCGGGCTGAACGCGGTGTCCGCCACCCACTCGACGACACCGGTCATCACCAGGCCGAGAGGCACGAGCGAGTAGGCGGCGAGACGGGCGGCGGCGAGGAAGCGCTTGCGGTACGCCGTCACCGCCGCGATGCCCAGGCCGGCCGCGGCGGCGGCGGAACAGACGGTCTCGGCAATCATCCGGTCCTCCAGGCAGGGCTCGACAGGGCAGTTCGTCCCTTCCATCCTGCACCGCCCCCACCCCGCGGGGCCATGGTCCGACCCGACATCAGGGACATCTCCGGGTCGGATCCTCCGTAGGTGCCGGTCGCGGTGTGGATCCCCCGCGGCGTTCCGGGGCCGATTGGGTCGTCCGGGGTGCGGCTGGGAGACTGGGGACATGAGCGACTCCTCCCCCGTGCGTCCCGTCGTCCCCGTGCTCGACGTCTGGTGCGACCTTCAGTGCCCGGACTGCCGCAGCGCCCTGGAGGACGTCCGGGCCCTGCGTGCGCGCTACGGCGACCGGCTGGAGCTGCGGCTGCGGCACTTCCCGCTGGAGAAGCACAAGCACGCCTTCGCCGCCGCGCAGGCCGCCGAGGAGGCCGAGGAGCAGGGGAAGGGCTGGGACTACGTCGAGGCCGTGCTCGGCCGGGTCGAGGAACTGGACCGCAGGGGAGAACCCTTCCTGGTCGAGGCGGCCGGCGAACTGGGGCTGGACGCCGAGGAGTTCGACACCGCGCTGATCGACGGCCGGCACATCCTGATCGTGGACGCCGACCAGGCCGAGGGCAAGGCGATCGGCGTGACCGGCACCCCGACGTACGTCATCGACGGCGAGCGCCTCGACGGCGGCAAGAGCCAGGAGGGGC
Above is a window of Streptomyces sp. NBC_00490 DNA encoding:
- a CDS encoding DsbA family protein, with translation MSDSSPVRPVVPVLDVWCDLQCPDCRSALEDVRALRARYGDRLELRLRHFPLEKHKHAFAAAQAAEEAEEQGKGWDYVEAVLGRVEELDRRGEPFLVEAAGELGLDAEEFDTALIDGRHILIVDADQAEGKAIGVTGTPTYVIDGERLDGGKSQEGLRERVEEIADRLLAAPGA
- a CDS encoding CGNR zinc finger domain-containing protein; this translates as MLITHDTRCALDAVVDLVNTAPEDTTTPDALPDVAALEDFVQKHEISDVGVLSEFDLSAVRKIRGRFASIFSASDPRAAAGLINDLVAAAGTTPRLTDHDGYDWHVHYFAPGASIADHLAADCGMALAFFVVAGEQERLRRCEAPDCRHAFVDLSRNRSRRYCDSRTCGNRLHVAAYRARRKEAAG